A genomic window from Streptomyces sp. NBC_01429 includes:
- a CDS encoding SCO4225 family membrane protein: MTDSSRSVTQNLRHYLVNPAALGYLAVVAAVCAWVAGVTLFVEHDDASFAGVWAFFVTAPTSFLFVGFTDRLPEWVPLVGIPVGAFVQAFALGAVYRGLTGRAAHRAGTSAA, translated from the coding sequence ATGACCGACTCATCGCGTTCCGTGACCCAGAACCTCCGCCACTACCTGGTGAACCCCGCGGCCCTCGGTTATCTGGCCGTCGTGGCCGCTGTCTGCGCCTGGGTCGCCGGGGTCACCCTCTTCGTCGAGCACGACGACGCCAGCTTCGCCGGAGTGTGGGCCTTCTTCGTCACCGCCCCGACCTCCTTCCTGTTCGTCGGCTTCACCGACCGGCTGCCCGAGTGGGTGCCCCTCGTCGGCATCCCCGTCGGCGCCTTCGTCCAGGCATTCGCCCTCGGCGCCGTCTACCGCGGCCTGACCGGACGCGCCGCGCACCGCGCCGGCACCAGCGCCGCCTGA
- a CDS encoding diacylglycerol kinase, whose protein sequence is MSAPEPAENGAQQLLVVIDPVAGRTDGESVRIARDVLSGSASVKLCFPEGPEELARALARRGNRRPVLVGDDRALLRMVALLHRERELASGALSLVPIGASVELACSLGVPAGAVAAARAVLDGAVRRLDLLVDDSDGVVLGDLRIPALPARGSGGTDRMDRIDRTDRADGGSGSGSGGTETGAGVVPAAALMWHTCRSLVRTLVRPVPQALAAHTHRLRVEADGVLLSDLDEPVEGVTVRSRAGRAEVVIRRCASAEPVTASALSVTVSGADFRYRADARVTGPVRTRTWTLRPGAWGLMLPSGAGAGAGTGPLAG, encoded by the coding sequence GTGTCGGCTCCAGAGCCCGCCGAGAACGGCGCGCAGCAGCTTCTGGTGGTCATCGACCCGGTCGCCGGCCGGACCGACGGCGAATCCGTGCGGATCGCGAGAGATGTGCTGAGCGGCAGCGCTTCGGTGAAACTCTGTTTCCCCGAAGGCCCTGAGGAGCTGGCGCGGGCGCTGGCCCGGCGGGGAAACCGGCGGCCGGTGCTGGTCGGCGACGACCGGGCGCTGCTGCGGATGGTCGCCCTGCTCCACCGGGAACGGGAGCTGGCCTCCGGGGCGCTCTCGCTGGTGCCGATCGGCGCCTCGGTGGAGCTGGCGTGCTCGCTGGGCGTTCCGGCGGGCGCGGTGGCGGCGGCGCGGGCCGTGCTGGACGGGGCGGTGCGCCGGCTCGATCTGCTGGTGGACGACAGCGACGGCGTGGTGCTGGGCGACCTCCGTATCCCGGCCCTGCCCGCGCGGGGCTCCGGGGGTACGGACCGGATGGACCGGATTGACCGTACGGACCGCGCCGACGGTGGCAGTGGCAGTGGCAGTGGCGGCACGGAGACCGGCGCGGGCGTCGTGCCCGCCGCCGCGCTCATGTGGCACACCTGCCGTTCCCTGGTCCGTACGTTGGTACGGCCCGTCCCGCAGGCCCTCGCCGCGCACACGCACCGGCTGCGGGTGGAGGCGGACGGGGTGCTGCTGAGCGATCTGGACGAGCCGGTCGAGGGCGTGACGGTGCGCTCGCGCGCCGGCCGCGCCGAGGTCGTGATCCGCAGGTGCGCCTCGGCTGAGCCGGTGACGGCGAGCGCGCTGTCCGTGACGGTGTCGGGCGCGGACTTCCGCTACCGCGCGGACGCCCGGGTCACCGGCCCGGTGCGGACCAGGACCTGGACGCTGCGGCCGGGGGCGTGGGGGCTGATGCTCCCGTCGGGCGCGGGTGCGGGTGCGGGAACGGGGCCGCTCGCCGGGTAA
- a CDS encoding adenylosuccinate synthase produces the protein MPALVLLGAQWGDEGKGKATDLLGGSVDYVVRYQGGNNAGHTVVVGDQKYALHLLPSGILSPGCTPVIGNGVVVDPAVLLSELSGLNERGVDTSKLLISGNAHLITPYNVTVDKVTERFLGKRKIGTTGRGIGPTYADKINRTGIRVQDLYDESILEQKVEAALESKNQLLAKVFNRRAIEADKIVEELLTFADQLKPYVCDTTLILNNAIDEGKVVLFEGGQGTLLDVDHGTYPFVTSSNPTAGGACTGAGVGPTKISRVIGILKAYTTRVGAGPFPTELLDEDGEALRRIGGERGVTTGRDRRCGWFDAVIARYATRVNGLTDFFLTKLDVLTGWEQIPVCVAYEIDGKRVEELPYSQTDFHHAKPIYEYLPGWSEDITKAKTFSDLPKNAQAYVKALEEMSGAPISAIGVGPGRTETIEINSFL, from the coding sequence GTGCCCGCACTTGTGCTGCTCGGTGCTCAGTGGGGTGACGAAGGCAAGGGAAAGGCCACCGACCTGCTCGGTGGGTCCGTGGACTATGTCGTGCGCTATCAGGGCGGCAACAACGCCGGCCACACGGTCGTCGTGGGCGACCAGAAGTACGCACTGCATCTTCTCCCTTCCGGAATCCTCTCCCCTGGGTGTACCCCGGTGATCGGTAATGGAGTGGTTGTCGACCCGGCCGTCCTGCTCTCCGAGCTGAGCGGGCTCAACGAGCGCGGTGTCGACACATCCAAGTTGCTGATCAGCGGAAACGCCCATTTGATCACGCCGTACAACGTCACGGTCGACAAGGTGACGGAACGCTTCCTCGGTAAGCGGAAGATCGGTACGACCGGCCGTGGCATCGGCCCGACCTACGCCGACAAGATCAACCGCACCGGCATCCGCGTCCAGGACCTCTACGACGAGTCGATCCTGGAGCAGAAGGTCGAAGCGGCGCTGGAGTCCAAGAACCAGCTCCTCGCCAAGGTCTTCAACCGGCGCGCCATAGAGGCCGACAAGATCGTCGAAGAGCTGCTGACCTTCGCGGACCAGCTCAAGCCGTACGTCTGTGACACGACGCTGATCCTGAACAACGCGATCGACGAGGGCAAGGTCGTCCTCTTCGAGGGCGGCCAGGGCACGCTGCTCGACGTGGATCACGGTACGTATCCCTTCGTCACCTCGTCCAACCCCACGGCGGGCGGCGCCTGCACGGGTGCGGGCGTCGGGCCGACGAAGATCAGTCGCGTCATCGGCATCCTCAAGGCCTATACGACGCGCGTCGGCGCCGGTCCGTTCCCGACCGAGCTGCTCGACGAGGACGGCGAGGCGCTGCGCCGCATCGGCGGCGAGCGCGGTGTCACGACGGGCCGCGACCGCCGCTGCGGCTGGTTCGACGCGGTGATCGCGCGGTACGCGACGCGGGTCAACGGCCTGACGGACTTCTTCCTCACCAAGCTGGACGTCCTCACCGGCTGGGAGCAGATCCCGGTGTGCGTGGCGTACGAGATCGACGGCAAGCGCGTCGAGGAACTCCCGTACAGCCAGACCGACTTCCACCACGCGAAGCCGATCTACGAGTACCTGCCCGGCTGGTCGGAGGACATCACGAAGGCGAAGACCTTCTCCGACCTGCCGAAGAACGCGCAGGCGTACGTGAAGGCGCTGGAGGAGATGTCGGGGGCGCCGATCTCGGCGATCGGTGTGGGCCCCGGCCGTACGGAGACGATCGAGATCAACTCGTTCCTGTAA
- a CDS encoding response regulator transcription factor → MTIRVLIVDDQVMVREGFSVLLNAMPDIEVVGEAVNGREAVGQVAALHPDVVLMDIRMPELNGIEATREIVAANADAKVLVLTTFDLDEYVYQALRAGASGFLLKDASARQLADGVRVVASGEALLAPTVTRRLITEFSKLADTPRAPAMARIGDLTERETEVLVLIAQGLSNAEIAEHLVVAESTIKTHVSRILVKLGLRDRTQAAVFAYEARLVTPG, encoded by the coding sequence ATGACCATCCGGGTACTGATCGTGGACGATCAGGTGATGGTCCGCGAGGGTTTCTCCGTGCTGCTGAACGCGATGCCGGACATCGAGGTGGTGGGCGAGGCGGTGAACGGCCGCGAGGCCGTGGGCCAGGTCGCGGCGCTCCACCCCGACGTGGTGCTGATGGACATCCGTATGCCGGAGCTGAACGGCATCGAGGCGACCCGGGAGATCGTCGCGGCGAACGCCGACGCGAAGGTGCTGGTCCTGACCACCTTCGACCTGGACGAGTACGTCTACCAGGCGCTGCGCGCCGGCGCCTCCGGCTTCCTGCTGAAGGACGCCTCGGCCCGGCAGCTGGCGGACGGGGTACGCGTGGTTGCCTCCGGCGAGGCGCTGCTCGCCCCGACTGTCACACGCCGCCTGATCACCGAGTTCTCCAAACTCGCGGACACTCCGCGCGCCCCCGCGATGGCCCGGATCGGCGATCTCACGGAGCGCGAGACGGAGGTCCTGGTGCTGATAGCGCAGGGCCTGTCGAACGCGGAGATCGCCGAGCACCTGGTCGTCGCGGAGTCCACGATCAAGACGCATGTGAGCCGCATCCTGGTGAAGCTGGGGCTGCGCGACCGGACACAGGCGGCGGTCTTCGCGTACGAGGCGCGGCTGGTGACGCCGGGCTGA
- a CDS encoding AraC family transcriptional regulator has protein sequence MTETVFRTDDIPTGERFEYWHDLMVNTVCPMEIKSPAAADFQAEMRIVQLGRLVVWPTSLAALKWTRSPHMIRSTDPDYYHLTLPLSGRVDIAQHDHRTVHYRRQMYIVDTYQPFECRNSGNATLGVGLEIPKDLIELPPDTVSRLLAHQISGREGIGAYLADFLTRVAESPSPRPADAVRMGGILTDLLNATLAHSLDVEEELSPAARRQSLALSVKAFIRENLGDPNLTASAVAASHHISNSYLHGMFRGEEKTVSAWIRQLRLDHIRQDLSDPSLLSLPISHIAARWGFTHYTVFCRAFRAAYGVAPRDYRHMSGGATPLTTTVDA, from the coding sequence ATGACGGAAACAGTGTTCCGCACGGACGACATTCCTACCGGGGAACGCTTCGAATACTGGCACGACCTGATGGTCAACACCGTGTGCCCCATGGAGATCAAGAGCCCCGCCGCCGCCGATTTCCAGGCGGAGATGCGGATCGTGCAGCTCGGCCGCCTGGTGGTGTGGCCGACCTCGCTCGCCGCACTGAAATGGACCAGATCGCCCCATATGATCCGGAGCACTGACCCGGATTACTACCATTTGACGCTCCCCCTGAGCGGGCGGGTGGATATCGCGCAGCATGATCACCGCACCGTCCACTACCGGCGCCAGATGTACATCGTCGACACCTACCAGCCCTTCGAATGCCGGAATTCCGGTAACGCCACCCTCGGTGTCGGCCTGGAGATACCCAAGGATCTGATCGAGCTGCCCCCGGACACGGTCTCCCGGCTGCTGGCGCACCAGATCTCGGGGCGGGAGGGCATCGGGGCGTACCTCGCCGACTTCCTCACCCGGGTCGCCGAGAGCCCGAGCCCCCGCCCGGCGGACGCGGTCCGGATGGGCGGCATCCTGACCGACCTGCTGAACGCGACGCTGGCGCACAGCCTGGACGTCGAGGAGGAGCTGTCGCCCGCGGCGCGCAGACAGTCGCTCGCCCTGTCCGTCAAGGCGTTCATCCGCGAGAACCTGGGCGACCCGAACCTCACCGCGAGCGCGGTGGCGGCTTCGCACCACATCTCGAACAGCTATCTGCACGGCATGTTCCGCGGCGAGGAGAAGACCGTCTCGGCCTGGATCAGGCAGCTGCGGCTCGACCACATCCGCCAGGACCTGTCCGACCCCTCGCTGCTCTCGCTCCCCATCAGCCACATCGCCGCCCGGTGGGGCTTCACGCACTACACCGTCTTCTGCCGGGCCTTCCGCGCCGCGTACGGGGTCGCGCCCCGGGACTACCGCCACATGTCCGGCGGCGCGACACCGCTCACGACAACTGTGGACGCCTGA